The sequence CTTTTATAGCATACATTTATACTGTggaaaactgcaatttaaataaaatattttcaataattatgCAGTTAAAACGCGCGATGTCGCTGCAGACCACGAATTTGAAGCACTCCTTTTATTAAAATGAGGCCCCTCCCTTACAGTGGAAGAGCAACCACGGATATACTGTCATGTGGAATTGATAAGGTATTATACAGGCTTCAGAGACTAATGTTCTGGCAACAGCGAGCCAAAAAACTGCGTTTTTTAAACAGATTACCATTTGAGGCTTAGAAGAAACAGTTATGGAAAGCTTAAGATGTTTGTGCGTCATAACAgctctgcatttttgtttatgGCGATCTTCATGCGGCAAGATTATCTATTCGGTCTCGGAGGAAGTAAATAAGGGAACTGTTGTCGGAAATATAGCAAAGGATCTCAAGATCAATGTTCAGGAGCTGGAATCTCGTATCTTGCAACTTGTGTCTGGATCCAACAGGAAATATTTTGATGTGAATTTAAAAACGGGAGCGTTGTTTGTGAATGAAAGAATTGACCGGGAGGAGTTATGCTTCGCTCTTCAGCAGTGTGCTCTTAATTTGGAGGCCGTTGTTCAAAATCCTCATAGTCTTTATCGAATTGAAATTAATGTTCTGGATGTTAATGATATTGCTCCATATTTTGTGGACAGCATTATAACGATAAACATTACAGAGGATGTTGTTCCGGGGGAGAGATTTCATCTTCCTGTAGCTGAAGATAACGACATTGGCATCAATGCACTGAAAGACTACAAACTGAGCAAGACTGAACACTTTTCTATTGACGTGCAAACTGAAGAGCAGAGTGTGTCTGCTGAATTAGTGCTCCAAAAACCTTTAGATCGCGAAAAACAATCGGTAATTCCTCTTGTACTGACAGCGATTGATGGAGGAAAGCCTGCAAAGACTGGCACATTAAGTGTAATAGttaatataattgatataaaCGACAACAAGCCTGTCTTCAGCAAACCTTTGTACAAGATAAAGGTGAGAGAAAACGTTTCTGTTGGTACAAGAATCTTCTCATTGACTGCTTCTGATTTGGACGAGGGCACCAACAGTGACATTATTTACTCAATAGCTGAACAtggaaacataaaaaagcaaaatctATTCATTGTGGTTCCTGAAACCGGTGATATTGTTGTGAAGGGTCAAATAGACCATGAGATAAATGCTGCAATTGAATTGCGAGTTCAGGCGAGAGATAAAGGCAGCCCACCAAAGAGCACACAATGTAAAGTTTTAATTGAAGTTATGGATGAAAATGATAATGCACCAGAGATAATTGTGACTCCTCTGTTGGAAAGTGTGAAAGAAGACACAAAGTCAGGAACTGCAGTTGCTTTAGTCACAGTGTCTGATAAAGATGGAGGTAAAAACGGCATTGTAAACTGTGCTCTGAAAGGCTCATTTCCTTTCAAACTGGAGACGTCATATAACAATCATTATTCTCTAGTGGTAGATGGACCTCTGGACAGAGAGAGTGTTTCTCTGTATAACATCACAATTACAGCTGCAGATGAAGGAACTCCGTCTCTTTCCAGCAGCACTGTTATAACTGTACATATCTCTGATGTTAATGACAATGCTCCACATTTCCCAGCACCCGTTATAAACGCTTTTCTAAGTGAGAATGGTCAAGCTGGAGGTCTCGTGACAAAAGTGTCCGCTGAAGATTCAGACACTGGTGAAAACGCAGAACTTTCATATTCACTGTTAGACAGTTCCAGCTCCAGTGTTCCTATAACTACACTGATAAATATAAACGCTTTAAGTGGAGAAATAATCAGCTTGCAATCATTTAATCACGAAGAAACAAAAAGATTCCAGTTTCAAGTTATGGCAACAGACTCTGGTGTTCCTCTTCTGAGCAGTAATGtgactgtaaatgtgtttattctgGATGAGAATGACAACAGTCCGGTTATTTTACCGCCTTATTCTGAACCTGGatcagttaatagtgagaacatTCCCTACTCTGCTGAAGCGGGATACTTTGTAGCCAAGATCAGAGCTGTTGATGCTGACTCTGGATATAACGCACTTCTGTCTTATCATCTAACTGAACCCAAAGGAACGAATCTCTTCCGCATTGGAAGCAGCAATGGAGAAATAAGGACTAAGAGACGAATGAGTGACAATGACTTAAAAACTCACCCACTTCTTATCACAGTGTCTGATAATGGAGAGCCATCACTCTCAGCGACTATGTCCATGGATGTTTTGGTTGTTGAGAGTCTGGATGACATAAAGACATCATTCAGAGAAGTTCCTGTTAAAGAGGAGAGTTTTTCAGATCTGAATCTGTATCTGCTCATCGCTATTGTCTCAGTATCGGTCATCTTTTTACTGAGTCTGGTGGGTTTGATAGCAGTTAAATGCTACAGGACAGACGGCAGTTTCAGCAGGTACAGCGCTCCAGTGATCAGCACACATCCAGACGGAAGCTGGTCCTTCTCTAAATCCACACAACAGTACGACGTGTGTTTTAGTTCTGACACAATAAAGAGTGACGTAGTCGTGTTTCCTTCGACCTTTCCACTGCCAGATGCAGAACTAATCAGCATTAATGAAGGGGACACTTTTAATAGGACTCAAACACTTCCAAGCACTACAAAGGTAAGATAAAACTTAAATTTCACAGTTCGAAAACATCATCATAGTGAACTTTTTTGTAGCTTAGTAACTTTTTACTACCTTGTCAAGCAAATATGTGATTTTAGTACATGGAGCTTCACATGCCATTCCAAACGCCATAGTAGCTATCTGTAGGGCTTTGTGGTCTCATATTTTTTAGTTGTATAAGCAATTGTGCGTGTATGTGTACAAACAGTCTACACACAGACAGTGAAACACTAAATTGGATTTACAAGCACAAATCGTAGATTTTTCTACGCTTTTATTGATGTTAAAAAGTACTATTTAGAcgtatttcaatatttcaaacgTACAAATCGCTACGTATTTTTAGCTAAAAAACCGTAAAAATATTTACGTAGGATTTGTATCATTAAGATATTCGTATCaatgcatttttagcattttatccATAAGCGATTTAGATTTTTAGAGCCCTTAACCTACCCCCAAACCTAACCTACCTATTTTATAGCGAATAAAAAGGATACAAAACACAACTGACCGAAATATGCAGGAAAATAACcattttagtaacaatatagcattaaaatatttttatagtcgCTAATCCAATTCATACGTCTAAACCTAAACATAACTATTTCTATACAGTATAAGCCAAACATGACCGACAGATAAATGCaattacaatcatttatttattgcaaaaatgtcaaaagcagtacCAGAAGTACTCCAAATGACGATGCGTTGCAGCCGCAGTCACAGTAGGTTTGTGTGAAGTGCAGAGCAGAATTTATGTTGTTAATCGCTGAAAATAgtatccagatttttttttcccgatCCACTCCGTGAACTCCTGAAGGCGCACGCACATCATTCAAACACACCTCACCAGAAACACAGCATGTAGCAATCTGTGACAATTGCAGGGGAGAGCCAATGAGCGTTCGATTATCCTGCTCCAAAACCTGTCGTTTGAAGCAACGCAACATTTGAATTTGTAAAGAGCACGTCAGTCAGTGCGGGCTTTGTTGTTTACGGTCACTGGACTCGCTGCTCGGGATGGAGATGAAGATCGCCAAATTAAAGGCATGGATTTGGGTCTGTTCCTCGCAGTCGTATGGATTTGGAAGATTTGGATTAAAGCGCACgaataaaattgtttcatttcGTAATTATGTTGCGTTTTTGGTGTATTTCATAGTTCTTGGCATGTCAGAGAAAACGCCTTTTGTGGCCCATGGCAAagtaaatattacagtatatgacAAGTAAAGGTTAAACGCTtgaagaaatgttatttattgtaaggtttaaaagtgaagtattgtttaacattatttaggcctattcTTGGAAATGAgttggcagcagaaatcacacaaCAAAACGACGTTATCATTTTATATGAGTAAACGAGTAAActatttaataatgcaattgataatataatagataataaaatgtcaatattagTGATTTCAATAGGCCTATTAATAAGGATTCCTTTTTAGGTGTCGTAAATAAGTCAGTTTTCAATAAACTAATGCTTTAAACATTTAGCAAATTAATTTCAACAGGATTCTGGGTACACGTAATAGCCTAATTTAAGTGTGTTGCAAATATATTCAAAGGATCAAGTTCCAttcataaaacaagaacaaaaaaagttttctcatgcTTTCTTTAACATTAACCGTTTGCCCGAATGTTTTAATAACTAATATAGGATTAACACAAAATCATTAGCTGTATGCTGTACTGACTTACTGTATTCTGAACTCCTGCGCGTTTGTTGTGCTTCTGTGTTGATATAGGTATAGCTAACGCAGACTTCTTCAGACGAGCAAAGCTCTTTCGGTGTTATCCTAATTTACAAAACGTGGTTATTCTTTTTAGTGatgctgtatgtttgtgtggtTTCGCCACACAGAACCGCAGGTTCTCCGCGTGGTGTCACTGTAGACCGCTAAACTTTAATAATTTCCATATCGTCTGAACTCCTCCTACGATTTCGCTGAGTGACGTGCTATAACCGAGCGTCACAGTCTGGATGCTTTTCTTGGCGTGTTTCCGTGAGTCATTCTTCATTGTGTTTACAGAGTTTTGATGTTCTTTTGATCACCTTTGTATTGTTTTGATCACGTTGCCATCTCAAAGGGAAGGATGGCAAACAGGAAGGACATAAGGCTCCCACATATTACTTTCCTCTGGCTCGTGATGTGTCTTTCAGTGACAGTGGATGGTCAGATTGTCTACTCCGTGTCCGAGGAAGTAAATATCGGAACTGTCGTCGGAAATGTGGTGAAGGACATGAATTTAAACGTCCAGGATCTGGAATCGCGCGCATTTCAGCTTGTATTCGGCACGAGGACGAGGTATTTTGATGTGAATCTGAAATCTGGCGTCTTGTACGTTGCTGAAAGAATTGACCGCGAGCAGCTATGTCCTAATACTCCATCCTGTTCCTTAAATTTTGAGGCGATAGTAAACCATCCTCTCAGTCTGAGTCGAGTGatagttaatgttaatgataTGAATGACAATTCTCCTGCATTCCCTGTTGAAACTCAGATTTTGAATATATCTGAATCAGTGCAGCCAGGAGCTAAATTTTCCTTGATCAGTGCAGTGGATGAAGATGTAGGAACTTTCTCTATTAAAGGCTATAAACTGAGTCCTAATGAACATTTCTCATTAGAAGTAAACCAGGGTGGTGCACATGGCATGTCTGCAGAGCTAATCCTTCGAAAAGCTTTAGATAGAGAGAAAGAACCTGTAATTCGACTAGTACTGACTTCTTTTGATGGAGGGAAGCCATCCAGGTCAGGCACATTGCAAATTATTGTCAGTGTTTTAGATATCAATGATAATGCTCCAGTGTTTAGCAGTCCTCTTTA is a genomic window of Cyprinus carpio isolate SPL01 chromosome B10, ASM1834038v1, whole genome shotgun sequence containing:
- the LOC109098989 gene encoding protocadherin alpha-2-like isoform X6 — encoded protein: MESLRCLCVITALHFCLWRSSCGKIIYSVSEEVNKGTVVGNIAKDLKINVQELESRILQLVSGSNRKYFDVNLKTGALFVNERIDREELCFALQQCALNLEAVVQNPHSLYRIEINVLDVNDIAPYFVDSIITINITEDVVPGERFHLPVAEDNDIGINALKDYKLSKTEHFSIDVQTEEQSVSAELVLQKPLDREKQSVIPLVLTAIDGGKPAKTGTLSVIVNIIDINDNKPVFSKPLYKIKVRENVSVGTRIFSLTASDLDEGTNSDIIYSIAEHGNIKKQNLFIVVPETGDIVVKGQIDHEINAAIELRVQARDKGSPPKSTQCKVLIEVMDENDNAPEIIVTPLLESVKEDTKSGTAVALVTVSDKDGGKNGIVNCALKGSFPFKLETSYNNHYSLVVDGPLDRESVSLYNITITAADEGTPSLSSSTVITVHISDVNDNAPHFPAPVINAFLSENGQAGGLVTKVSAEDSDTGENAELSYSLLDSSSSSVPITTLININALSGEIISLQSFNHEETKRFQFQVMATDSGVPLLSSNVTVNVFILDENDNSPVILPPYSEPGSVNSENIPYSAEAGYFVAKIRAVDADSGYNALLSYHLTEPKGTNLFRIGSSNGEIRTKRRMSDNDLKTHPLLITVSDNGEPSLSATMSMDVLVVESLDDIKTSFREVPVKEESFSDLNLYLLIAIVSVSVIFLLSLVGLIAVKCYRTDGSFSRYSAPVISTHPDGSWSFSKSTQQYDVCFSSDTIKSDVVVFPSTFPLPDAELISINEGDTFNRTQTLPSTTKPKGPNADWRYSASLRAGVQSSVHMEEASAVMQGAQGMLVQNWPTVSSAADGEGEGQLSPPVGAGINSNSWSFRYGAGPGYGPPQALKPGEIPPEAFIIPGAPAIISIRQDPGAVDDKGEFITFGKKEESKKKKKKKKEKKDKKDKGKDDGEE